DNA sequence from the Ktedonobacterales bacterium genome:
CAGCCCTGGCCTGCTGGTGGCGCTCGTCAGCAATCCGCTCTTTGGTATGCTCAGCGACCGCACCGCTGGCCGCTGGGGGAGACGCCGCCCCTACATCCTGGGCGGTACGCTGCTCAACATGGTCGGCCTGGCCCTGATGCTGGCAGCACCCAATATCATCACGCTGATGCTGGCGCTCTGCCTGACGCAGCTTGCCAACAACGCCGCTGCTGCGCCCTTCCACGCCTTCCTGCCCGATCTGGTCAACGAAGAGCAGCGCGGGCTGGCCGCCGGAATCATGGGCTTCGTGCAGACCCTGGGTTTCATCGCGGGTGCGCTTGTCATCGGCCAGCTCATCCAGATCGATCCCGTCCTGAAAGCGCAGAGCGCCGATACCTTCAACAGCGCGCTCTCCACCTATAACGGCCAGCTTCTGGCGGCCTACAGCGTGGTTGGCCTCGTGATCTTTGTGCTGATGCTGCTAACCATTGTTACCGTCAAGGAGCAGCCCTGGCAGCGCCGCATACGCGATGCCGCGCCTGGAAACACAGAGTCAGGCATAGGCTGGTTCGCGCACTATCGCCAGCAGGTGGGCGAGGGAACACTGGCGCTGGCGCTGGTCATTATCGTATTGATCGGCGCGCTGCTGGCGCTGCAAGCCACCGGCCTCAGCTTCGACCTGAACGGCGCGCACCCGCCCCAGGGCAGCAGCGCGCAGGCCGCCAGCGACGCCGCCCAGCACGCCAACATCGCTATCAACGCCGTCCTGCTGGTGGTAATGCTGATTGTCGCCCTCTGGGCGGCGCGCCTCTTCGACTTCAGGCCGCGCCGCGACCCCGATTTCGCCTGGGTCGTCGGCACGCGCCTCTTGATGATGCTGGGCATCAACACGGTGCAGGCATTCCTGCAATATTACTTCCATGACATCCTGGGCAGCCAGAATCAGGAGGCTCAGGCAGGCGAGTTTGTGATCGCGGTGACACTGGCCGGCGCGCTCACTACCTTCTTTGGCGGCTGGCTCTCCACGCGCTACGGGCGCAAGCGCATGGTCTATCTCTCCGGCGGCCTGATGACGGCTGTAGCCGCCATCTTTATCGCGCTCAACTTCCTTGTCACCGGCGGCACGCTCAGCGCGGACGCCGGTATCACCATCGCCCTGGTCGGCGGGGCCATCTTTGGACTGGGCTATGGCGCGTACCTCAGCGTAGATTGGGCGCTGGTCGCCGATGTCCTGCCCTCCAAAGACCGCTTCGCCCGCGATATGGGCGTCTGGAATATCGCCCTCACTATGCCGCAGGTCATCGCCTTTGTCATTGGCAGCGTCTTGCTCAGCCTTGCCGTTGCGCCCGCCTACCGCTACACCTTCTTGTTCATCACCTTTATCGCCTACTGCCTGGCCGGAACTATCACTGTACGCTACATCAAGGGCGTCAAACGCTGATAAAGCAATCGGCCATGCAAACGAGCAGCGGGTGTTATTTCAACAAGGCTGTTGCGTTCTGCAAGCAGAGCATGTTATAGTAGGGTGCAGCAAATCGTTTGCTCTCTATGCTGTTCCTCGCCTATTATCTGGCCGACAGAAAGGATGAGGGTCTATGGAATCAATTATGCGCGAAATTGTGGTGTTCTGGGATCGTATCAAGGTCCACTTTAGCCATCATGTCGTCAGCGAGGGAAAGGAAGCCTCGTTCTGGGTGGCAGTCTCCTTCCTGGGCATGTTTGGCGTTGTGCGCTACATCACCTATAGCATTCGCAAGAAGAAGCTCACCGCCAAGAAGAACCCGCACCCTTCCGAGCAGCATCACGGGTTCGGCTTCCACGACATTGTGCTGCCGGGCGGGCTGCACATTCATCACGCCGTCCCTGGCATCTTCCTGGCGCTGTCGGCTGGCTATCTCGCGTTGGTAACAGGGAAAAAAGGCACCAGGCCCGTCAGCATCATGTACGGCATCGGCACCGCGCTGGCGCTGGATGAATTTGCGCTCTGGCTGGAGCTGCGCGATGTCTACTGGTCAAAAGATGGCCGCCGCAGCTTCGACGCCGTCGCTATCGCTGGCTCGCTCTTTATGGGCGGTTTCGCTCTGAGCCATTTTGGCGGCGCGATCCTCCGTGACATCCACGAGCG
Encoded proteins:
- a CDS encoding MFS transporter is translated as MSLDQPPGESGSIDLLRSDKTGATAIPRRSLWGLIAISLFWLALNFHWTAFLIIILPSQVEALLAHSYLQSHAFNQGALNDFVNNNKAVALALVSSPGLLVALVSNPLFGMLSDRTAGRWGRRRPYILGGTLLNMVGLALMLAAPNIITLMLALCLTQLANNAAAAPFHAFLPDLVNEEQRGLAAGIMGFVQTLGFIAGALVIGQLIQIDPVLKAQSADTFNSALSTYNGQLLAAYSVVGLVIFVLMLLTIVTVKEQPWQRRIRDAAPGNTESGIGWFAHYRQQVGEGTLALALVIIVLIGALLALQATGLSFDLNGAHPPQGSSAQAASDAAQHANIAINAVLLVVMLIVALWAARLFDFRPRRDPDFAWVVGTRLLMMLGINTVQAFLQYYFHDILGSQNQEAQAGEFVIAVTLAGALTTFFGGWLSTRYGRKRMVYLSGGLMTAVAAIFIALNFLVTGGTLSADAGITIALVGGAIFGLGYGAYLSVDWALVADVLPSKDRFARDMGVWNIALTMPQVIAFVIGSVLLSLAVAPAYRYTFLFITFIAYCLAGTITVRYIKGVKR